The window AGCgacaaaaaagactatgtatcacaACCAAACAGAAcctgacaacacaaaaaaaagtgcttgtattgccttataataatgggtgctgatgttcattaaatttgattaaatattgcgtaattttaatgggttatgcagtgcttggttttaagttcgtttgtatctttattatagccttgaggatgcgattatgaagcgtgaaacgttggcaaaataaatgtacctgagtacgacgcctttcctaTGCTTCccctggtgatatatatatatatatatatatatatatatatatatatatatatatatatatatatatatatatatatctttataattttatgtagtgacgtcctttttattaaacaaaattgtgtcattgcaaccttgaaaatgcaatggattatcgCGAAaagccgtcggccacaataaaagctgttgattttccgtgtgcctctccatctgcccttggtctccgtatattaggcttctgccttcatcatcgtcgtctatatatatatatatatatatatatatatatatatatatatatatatatatatatatatatacatacatacacacatatatatgtatatgtatatatatatatatatatatatatatatatatatatatatatatatatatatgtatatatatatataatgtaaatttgcTTACGGTTAGCCGTTCCTCCCAGCAGGGAGACTTCATGTAATATAGAACCAAAATAACTGTTAAACTTTTCTTcagatgtttatttattcatattccagATTGAAGGcaaataatttcttcttattgGAGCAAAATTATAAATAGGGCAGGGACTGAAGGAGAGAAAATCGTGCCTGCTTTCCGAAGGATTTTACTGAGATCATTTATTACAGTGATAATAAAGAAGCATGCGGTCTCACAACTTGTTGGATTTGCTCAGAGTTCCGTGTCTGGTGTGAACGGCAACAGGTCTGAGTGAGGCCAAGAATCCGAAAGATTGGGGTGAGAGTCTTGTCATAAACTAGCGATAGGCGTAGCAAGGGTGATAGACCACTGCtctaactaaaaagaaataacaagaccAAGCCATTTCGGTTTCAGGTAACAcgtgattattttctttatatcagTGATACGAAAATGCTGTGAAAATACGGTTTTCTTTGCGGGTGAGATCACACGTATGTAATAGGTACACCGAGTTGAAtgcgacaaagagagagagagagagagagagagagagagagagagagagagagagagagagagagagagattagaatttaGCTTGCGTGCATAGACAACTACTTGTGGGGACACACTAGTAAAGTAGGAGAGCTTTGCCACTAGACTTAAATAGTGAAAATTTATAATAGTCgtatttctttactattttcgCTCAATTTGGTTTGAATTTCCTCTGCGGTATGTGTGGCGCAAATCACCACATGATCTTTTTCAATTACAATGTGAACTACGTCTGTAACAAAGTTCAGTGTCGTCCCCATTAAAATAGCAAGGCCCCTTCGCATAAGAACATCATATGGCAGCACGATTTGCTTGCACGAGTATTGTCATGTAACTTCTCAGAATCCAATTTTCTCACGCACTGTTgccaaattaatgtttttatgtgtgtcTTAAGAATCGGCGTTCATTGCTGGTAGGTGAATGCAGCTTAACGAACTTGTAGGTGTTGCATTTGCTATCAAAAAGCGACgaagaagacaaaaaatgaagaaaaaaatgaaggcaaTATTCAAGTTAGCATTCGGCTATTGGTAATTGCGAGTcaagatttttactgatataccCTGTATTATTTTATGTACGCTAACGAATATTTCACGAATGCTTTTTATCATATAATCAAATAACAAGCTTCACAAGAATGGCTTTGTGTTCGTAATAATGGTACACATCTgccttttagaaaataatttcctctGATAACAGAATCATGATAATTACGTTAGTCTTGTTTCACAAATACACGATGTGTTTCAGTTTAAGGGGCAAGTGCGTCATCACCTGATGCAGAAAATCTATCAAGATCATTCTAGTTtaacttcatctttttttctacGTTTCACATAACGGAATGCAGTAAATCTACGAACACAATCTTATTTTTCGGTCTTGAAATAATAACTACAAGATATCTTCaatcagtttattttcttatgcCTGCGACATTCACTTTTCATGGAAAAGTGATCAGAAATCACTGAAGAACGATCCGGCGTTTGGGTCCCTGGGAATCTCTCCTCTGAGCTGCCTGATGTTCTTCCAGTATTTGGCTGGATCTTCGTCTTCCCAGTGCGTCCTCTCGATGGGTTTGAAGAACCTGAACAGGGATTCGACAGGGATTATTAGTTACATGAACTGAATTAATCCGCATTTTTTCTTACACCTTCAAATATTATGCCAcattatcgaattcactttaccttcagAAAACCTTACACagagggaattatatatatacgcctcTGCTCCTCTCTTGATACCCGAATAGAtaagttattgttttttctgtatCAGACACGAAAGGCatagttcgaatcctggccagggcagatgcacttattgTATATTATTCCCTTTTGGGTGTAGTTATTccgaaggtaaagtgaattcgatattaaggagTATTTTGGGCttgatatttgtaaattatatataaattgcctccctcaaaaattactttataaaaagcTTTGCATTTTCTTAATAATCAGTTTAAGAACAATGCTAAGTTTCCTACGGTACCAAAGTTcgttttttatgctaaatttccatttttacgtGACGACTCCTTTAGGAAAAGATTTATGCAGATTATACTAAATCATTATGGTgcagtcagtattaaactaatacCTAGGAATCCGTtgactattgtttttttttttatttaactaaagaTCGGTTGAGCCCCTTCTTAACCTCTAGTGTAGTTTATTAATATACTTGGCgaaagtgtaactctgggacatatgtggGATTtacgaagaggttactgagggtcagaatcgattccCACCGTGGAATAAGTTTTCGCACGGGAAGTATGCTTTCCAGCCCTGAGCACTCGAATATCAGGAACCACGCAAAAATCTATAAACTTACATCGACAGGGACGATTTTTGTATCATAAGACAAACACAAAGCGCTCACGAACTTCCTATTTTAGAGTCGTTGCGTATTAAGCAGTTAGTTCCACAAATGAACACCCAAACCTCCTCCATCGAGCTTTATCTGagctaacatttttatttttgtctttctttgtgtCATTCGATCTTCCTTTCTCTTAACTAAAGGCTGGTCGGCGGTCTAagcttttaaatgtattttttataattgtaaattttttgtttttttactttcttaagattttttaGAAACTTAAGATTTTCTTAACTTATTTGACTTATTAACAGactcccagaagatgtaataatgTATTaggaaacgtcggaataaagtaaagaaaaatgttgaaattggcCTCTTTCCTTGGGACACCTGTGCTTTGATGTCTCCCTTGGTCTTCACCTGCCTGCTGCCTTggtcgtatacacacacacacacacacacacacacacacacacacacacacatatatatatatatatatatatatatatatatatatatatacatatactgcatatatatatatacatatatacatatactgtgtatatatatatatatatatatatatatatatatatatatatatatatatatatatatatatatatatatatatatatatatatatatatatatatatataatattatgtgtttgtgtgtgtgtgtcttactaAAAGCGCTAATTTGATGTGTCAGTGTTATGAATATGTGCTCACTTCAAATTACAttgtttcagttatatatttcaaatttgaaAGGTAACAGGTCAACCTCCAGACAGAGAAAATGTTTGAAGCCTTAACTTGTCTCTACTGAGCTTACTTTTCTCTAACTTCCTTGATCAGTCTGAGCTCGAGTTCAGTCGGCGCGGAAGTCACAGTATCCAAATTCTTGAGGAAGATGTCGCAGTCATTCGCTCCCATCAGATGCGCTGCGATACCCTCAGTCGCCAGAGAGTGATGGACAGCTACCCTCGCCAGGTCAACTCCATTGCTCTGGAAATGGAAGTTTGTAGAGGAGAGTTCCGTTAATCGCTAGAAAGTAAATTTTGGAATTTGCTTTTTTCCACTCGAACTGCCTCAGGATCATTTGGGGTAAGAAGAATAGAACTTCGTTGATATTAGAGAAAGACGGTTCAGTGTGATAGTTACAACTACTTCTAATACCTAAAAAGGAACGACTAGAGTTTAACAGCCAGAAATACATCGAAAATAGAAGGTTTGCAGTTAAACTCCGCAACTGCATTAGTCATTAACAAATAACGTTTGTAGTTAGAGAATTAGAAATGTGTTATTCATTGAAATGAAACTTGAGCATTTTCTAATTAAAACAGTATGatcattaaaaaatgaatactTAGAGTGTGATATTTAAAAGGAACGTTTGGAATGACAGGTGTTTTTATGGGTTCTGATGTTTTACATACAAACGAATGtcaaattttcattcataagttTTTATTAACAATAGATAAATTCATGACTAATCCTTTATTATTGAAATCCTTGTATAAATCATTGTCATAATGGCGGCGTCAGTGAAATTAACTATCGCATTGTCAGAAAATTGGTAATTAGTAAATCGCAGGAGAAAAGTCATACTCTCTCAGAGAAAGATCAGAAGGAGATACAGTTTAgtcagaaatggaaataaaaatacaaacgttTGTCCAAAGACAATTGTCATTTTTCGCCATTCTCCGTCCCCCATCATAAAATCTCAATTACAGAATCAACGCGCGGTTAGTTACCTTGCAGTGATCGTTGGCCTTTTTAGCGGCTTCCCTTAAATTTTGTGAAGCCGGATGCCAAGGTCTCACTCCCCCGTCGGTCAGCAGTCCCATGGCTACTGCGCATGCGTTGATGACGCCAATTCCTTTGCTCTGTTGGAAGTAAAGATTTATTTTGCTCTTAAAAACGCAATTCACCTAAGTTGCTCACTTTTGCATGACATGCCAGATACTGTCTTCATCACTATAATAGAACAGtacacatttttaattttttgctgttaTATAGCTTTTACAAAATATCATAAACGGCATATTTTACACGTCTTCCGTTGCTATCATATGACTCTTGTATGTTTTACAACTATCAGAAATTCTGTTTTAACCTTCATAAGCGTTTCAACCCCCGAAAGATGATCAATTAATGTTTGGTAGCTTAGTGTATGTGATGACAAATGACGATAAAAAACTCCGCAATGAGTTTTCGGATAATTGCAATCCTGATCGCAGGCATAGGCGAACGCTGAGCGTGGGTCAAACGCCCCTGTCCTGGTGCAAACAGCCAGGGTCACCATGACTCCCTGAAGCCATGAGAGTGGGGCTGTGATACACTTTATATGACCCAAGCTTGGAGGTCTTTGCCTAAACCTTCtttagtttttttcagtttttttaagcaGCAGTGATAAATAACCCACCCACAAAGTGGGCGTGTAActaaatagtttttaagatgtgcAATAATGAGACATTTCACGGGTATTGTGAAATGTCTCATTATTGCACAAACTCCGAAATGAGgttatgtataaacaaatatccgtatcttaaaaactatttagTTACAAGCCCAATGGGTGGGTTATTTATCAATGctcttaaaaactgaaaaaactaaaGAAGGTTTAGGCAAAGACCTCCAAATGGTCATATAAAGTGTATCACAGCCTCACTCTCATGGCTTCAGGGAGTCATGGTGACCCTGGCTGTTTGCACCAGGCCGCTAAGGTTTGCTGCAAATTTCAGTAACCACTCTACTTTTCCTACAGGACAGGGGAGTTTGATCTACACTCAGCGTTCGCCTATGTCTGCAATCAGGATTGCCATTGTCCGAAAACTCATTCAATTCGACGGCCCTAAATTGAAGCAAAAATGACAGCTTGCTCACCTGAAAGAAAGGGAGGTATTCCTTGAGGGTGTCGTCGAAGAGCGTATTTCGACTGTAGGACAGGATCATGTCAATCTTCGTGTTTGATTTCTCTACGACTTCTTTCAGGACGTACAACGGGTATCCAGTGATGCCAATGTACCTGTTAAAATCGTAAAATCAAAGGTCAGTGTCTTTAACCTATTTGTTCATGTTTTCAGGCAAGTATGCACACGCGCtctcatgtttgtgtgtgtgcctgtgtgggTGTGCATAGGTGGAGGTTTGTGGGAAATATTATCAGAAACCTTTAATTTTTCGAATTTTTTACAGTTTGTGGcattttattgtcattaattttcatcAACAGCGCACTTGACACAGACTACGTGTAATTTCATTTTGACGAGTTTTCCCTCATAGCAAGTACTGAAGATCGTCAAAGTAAAGAGAACATTCTAATTATTTTAGGACATTTTCTCTGAAATCCTGTACCCAAACATCCCCATGAAATCGCGTCCTTCGACATAGTAATCATGACATTGCAATGTTTAAGATATGATAATTGGTGTtgcagcttttctctctctctctctctctctctctctctctctctctctctctctctgctttagaATGGTCTTTACTGATGTTTCCATATTGGCAAAGAACATTTATTCCTCTTACAAGTCAGGAATTTTATCAGTCatattgtttatgaatgtgttgcACAGGAAGTTTTTTGAAGGCGCACAGCAAATCTAAAGACTGTGCATGACTCCACTGTAATTAATATAAACAATCTATCCccttgataaataaaagagaaaaccatCCAAAACAATGTTTATTGATTAGGTCCATGGACACTGGAATATATTGAAGCTAAGAGCAATGCATCTAAAAACTTTGTACAGGAGTTATATATTAACTGCAGTCTCTCCGTAAGCGACAAAAAGTAAAATGCGCCTCTTGTCAGTGGGATGCAAAACGTGAGAGTGAACGATCAGCCATCACGAGTTGTCGTACAGATGAAAATCGTATAGTGGAGAAGTAGTCGGTCCATCTTTGACAATTGTGAACGTTCCTTGcgtgattttaaaaattatcggCCTTAGTACTGCTACTGCTACGACTGCTAacactactactattaggaaCTGAAGCCCATGTATGAAAAAAGGAAAgctgtgagaagaagaagaaaaattgagtGGAAAGATAAAGAACTTACTGTAAGACGTGTCATGCGTTTTTGTTTCCAAACGTATTGGCAGGGTTACGTCACCCCTAATGAGCACTTGATCACAGCATTCCCTGATGGAAGGGAGAGGACTGGTGGCCCTCAGCTATTTAGGTTGTGGAGGCCTCTCACCGACGATGGAGTATGTGCAAAGGCAGAATGCCCAGTTTATTCTGTTGCCCAAATGCAAATTCCTCAATTAAGATTGGTTATGTACTGTATAAGATTTATCAGATTAACTTAGTTCTCCAATTCATACAATCAATCACTCCTTGTATAAGGACAGTCGCAAGCTTTTTGGGTGCAGTGTAGTTTTTAACATGAATAAACTCCGCTAAAGTTGAAAAGAACAGTGGCCtttatttgcatttcttccaAGGATAAAAAGGACAACAAGCAGACTGCGACAAACCAGACAAGGAACTCGATAgatgatagttaaaaaaaaaaaagtcgttaccATGCTGTATagattttatcatataaaaaaccCATGACTCAGGTGTGTTTGATCTGGTGAAATGTTTCCAGTTCACTTTTAGCCAGAGActattaaaattttcagtatctTTTGCGAGTAGCTGTAGGTAAAGCAACTGGTCCCATGATCTTTAAAAAGCAGTCGAATTAGGATTACCGTGAACTAACTAAAATACGCGGTATTGAGACTGTCTTTGCAATAGCATGTAGTATTTTTTCAGAGAATAGcttaaatttttaattctgtaacaTTAGTACGTACTTCCAAAAGCCAACCAAGATAATAATACATCGGCAATACGTAAAGTTAAACAAACTTACTAATATGCAATAAAATGATCAAGACCGAGGCAAGACCTAACCAAATTATGGAGACGCACTggaaaatttcaattaaattttttaggAAAGCAAAATGCAGTCAAACAACAAATGCGTGCACATAGGGAAACTGCAACAGAATATCCGAAACACAAGCAGAATGAGCCCCAAGTGCCACAACCGCGTGACCGACGAaagcatatatacatgcaaagaATAAGTAAGTTACCAACCTTGCCTTCCCTTGCTTCACAATCTTCTCAAGAGCTGGCAGAGTTTCATTAACAATGATATCCGTGTTCTCGGCAAATTCTAAGTCATGAACCTGCCAAGAGATGGGGTTGGTGCGCCAAcatggtggggaggaggaggaggatcaatAATTCATGCTTATTAAGTCCTTGATTATGTGTTACATTATTAGGGTGAGAAGTTACAGTCTTGAATGCGGGCATGTTCAATATTtatggtactgtatattttagGTGGTTGCTAAAAATAGCTTACTTTATGATTCCATTTATGAAAATTGAATTGAGACCCTTTCTTAAAATAGCAGTGTTTTACGGTTTTTACGCGAATATAATTCCAAGTGATTGTAAGagggaaaatatgcaaaatatgcatGTTGGTAAATGTGGAAAGCacctgatttttttcttcttttggccACTGGACCATTTATTATAGGTAAAAAGATAATTTAGATATGTACTAATTCAATAAATAGCAGACTAAAGGAAAGTGGTATGCAGTAGATCGATAGAAGGGTTAAATATTTGATGCTGACATCTCAATACAATGTTTTCCGCGTTTTTCCCCATagattttccatttaatttgaAATCCTTTAGTTTGTTCTAATTATAACGAACCTGGATGACATCGACGTAGTCTAAGCCAAGAAGCTTCAGGCTCTTGTCAACGCCCTCCAACGTCTTTTTGGCCGAGAAGTCAAACATCTTCAGGACGTCTGGCTCGTAACGACCGACCTTCGTGCCTATGTAGTAAGCCTGGCGAGGTAGTCCCTTCAGCGCCTGGAGGGAGGGAGAAccaaggtggaagaagagtaaGGTGAGTTCGTGAGAGAACGAGTTTTGCGTTTTCCCGCGCAGTGACGCCACTTGGAACCCAGCTGAGTAAGTGGCAAGAGGTTCATTGACTCATACTGTTTTGGAGGGAATTCGTCGATCTTTAACATTTCAATCAGCTGATAAGATACAACAAAGATGGTGGTATGTGCTGTGTTTGGTTGCGATAATCATGATCGCCATCGCCAAGAAAAAggcatttcattttgcaaaacttGGGTTAATCTGTGCAAAAGGAATGATGATTTCAACGTGAAGAATGCAAGAATAGGCTATGCTCCATTCATTTTGTCCCTGGTAATACTGGAGAAAGCCATAGACATatacttttagattatcatcctaaaaatgcACACAAATTGAAAGATACTGCTGTGCCTACTCAACAAAGGATATAACTCcaggtaaatattgtttatttgctatatcaatagaagagtattttagttggcttagccaattttggaattgaaattatgtaagacagagagagagagagagagagagagagagagagagagagagagagagagagagagagagagagagatagccagttcaatatttctcatatgaaaatggtttggtttattatcagctgactttgaatacaaatattttgattaatCTATTTATAAGGCATATTTATAAAGCTTACAATtcagatctttgtatgccttctttttgtataattatttcattttataagccTATATCTATGCAACACTTTTGCCTGataattgatataattttcatgaaagtgattttgcttaAGCCTATTATCAACTCTCTCTTATTGTTTGTTAACTCTTTGTTGCTATTAGGCCCATTGCTATAAACTAAAATACCTAGGCTTACAGCATATAGGCGCATAGGTCTAACCTAGATTTTTTTATGGGACaaggaaaatttatgacaagattctctctcttttctctgtatttttgtcaCTTCGTGGGTTAATAGTACATTACTTAAGCTAGATTCCTCCTCCTGAAGAACTCGCTTAAAAGGCCTCCCTGAACTTGGCtgctaaagcttttttttttttttttttttggtagacaATTATAGGAGTCCTTTTAGGGGAGCCCTTCAGGCAGATATACTagctaaagtgaattaactatagtaagtaggcctaatattatggccaaaacccttcatgattttcagtaggcatatataaaattatatatcgatATAGGCCTAGGTTTTTATTAGGTTAAGTAAAACTCAcggcagaattctctctctctctcttcttattcttactcaagtaatatattattttatcttggtcgtatttcatttacagtaggctatacgacaatatattttcttctgtaaagggAAATATCATTTTATCACATTATAACTACTTAATGATGAACTAATTAAACTATAAAACAACGCAATAGTGCCCTATGGCTAGAAATGCATTGCAGTAATATTTGACCGTGAGTAGTTCTGGGTTCCGTTTGACGTCACTGACTCGTCTCGAGCTGCGCGTGATTCCACCTGTTCTTCTTCCACCTTGGGGAGAACATTGTCAATGAACCAGTCGGTAGCGTGGTTGACTGCGACACTAAAAGAAGGTAGTTCgagtttcactcaaaaatgacTAGTAATAAAGTTCTTTATTAAAGATTG of the Macrobrachium rosenbergii isolate ZJJX-2024 chromosome 16, ASM4041242v1, whole genome shotgun sequence genome contains:
- the LOC136847455 gene encoding uncharacterized protein isoform X1 — encoded protein: MVREADRSQSSNASTEVGNTHNSGSCATSLTKMDQKTYVEGFHDSTQVKKMTYTQLGNTDMFLSKLALGGGPLGGVYGETAEDECIKTVRTALKSGVNYIDTSPWYGNGRSEEVLGKALKGLPRQAYYIGTKVGRYEPDVLKMFDFSAKKTLEGVDKSLKLLGLDYVDVIQVHDLEFAENTDIIVNETLPALEKIVKQGKARYIGITGYPLYVLKEVVEKSNTKIDMILSYSRNTLFDDTLKEYLPFFQSKGIGVINACAVAMGLLTDGGVRPWHPASQNLREAAKKANDHCKSNGVDLARVAVHHSLATEGIAAHLMGANDCDIFLKNLDTVTSAPTELELRLIKEVREKFFKPIERTHWEDEDPAKYWKNIRQLRGEIPRDPNAGSFFSDF
- the LOC136847455 gene encoding uncharacterized protein isoform X2, translating into MDQKTYVEGFHDSTQVKKMTYTQLGNTDMFLSKLALGGGPLGGVYGETAEDECIKTVRTALKSGVNYIDTSPWYGNGRSEEVLGKALKGLPRQAYYIGTKVGRYEPDVLKMFDFSAKKTLEGVDKSLKLLGLDYVDVIQVHDLEFAENTDIIVNETLPALEKIVKQGKARYIGITGYPLYVLKEVVEKSNTKIDMILSYSRNTLFDDTLKEYLPFFQSKGIGVINACAVAMGLLTDGGVRPWHPASQNLREAAKKANDHCKSNGVDLARVAVHHSLATEGIAAHLMGANDCDIFLKNLDTVTSAPTELELRLIKEVREKFFKPIERTHWEDEDPAKYWKNIRQLRGEIPRDPNAGSFFSDF